CTTGTACGCGAAGAAGGCCCCCCCGAGGAACAGGGGGAACCCTGTGGCGACGAAGGCCAGCGCGTACTTCTTCTCGTGGCGATGCAGTCCCGGTGCCACGAACGCCCAGAGCTGGTACAGCCAGACCGGCGCCGCGAAGATCACGCCGGCCATCAGGGAGACCTTCAGGGCCAGGGTGAACGGCGTCAGCAGACCGTTCAGCACGATGCGGGCGCACGTCCCGCTGCGCCGCACCGCCAGCTCGGACAGCGTCGACTTGCAACCAACGGCGTTGAGGATCGGGTTCGTGAAGAACTCGATGATGTTCTTGTAGAAGAAGGCGGCGACGATCGTCACGACGACGATGGCCAGCATGGCCTTCGCGAGCCGGTTGCGGAGCTCACGAAGGTGATCCGCAAGGGGCATCCGCCCCTCGGGATCCTTCTCCTGCTTGCGGGCAGACTTGGGCAACCCACGTCCTCATCTCGTGCGGCAGGCCGGAGGCGTCCGGCCCTGCATCAGGCCTTGGTGGTGTCCGTCGGCTCGGTGACGGGGCGCGAGCTGGTCACGTCGCCTGGGGCGGCCTGGATGGTGCGCTGGGCGGGGGGCTGCTCACCGTTGTTCGGCGGGCCGGCCGGCGTGGCCGTGCCGCTGCCCTCCTCCTTCATCGCCTTCGCCTCGCTCTTGAGGATGCGAGCGGACTTGCCGAGCGAGCGCGCCATGTCGGGAAGCTTCTTCGCGCCGAACAGCAGGATGACGACGACGAGGATGAGAATGATCTCGGGGGCGCCGAGCCTTCCGAACATAAGTCTTTACCTTCTCACCGAGGCGGCTGGGGGTGGGATGCTGTCCGACCGGTCGGACAGTTGTCCGATCGATCGTGCTGGCAGCGATCGTAACGCTCGGGGGTGAACGTGAGGCAATCCCCGTGCGTACTCCCGTCCGCGGCCCGGGCCTCGTTCTCCGGTCCGCGACCAGCAGCGTACCCGCCAGTGCGGCCCGGGTGACAGGCCGAAGTGACCCAAAACGCCTACGGCGCAGGACTCACACCCTTCGCACAGCGCCACTCACAGGGAATCCACAGCGCGTGCGGTGCTCACGGCGGCGCGCTCCAGGTCCTCCGCGGCCCGGTTGATACGGCGCGCAGAGTCACTGACCTGTCGACCCAGCCGTTGCGCCTCCAGGAACACCCGCACGGCGAACACCCCGAGCACCGCGAGACCCAGGAAACCCACAGCTACCGCGAACATCGGCCAGAACATGACGTCGAGCCTAGACCTTTCTAGGCGTGTGCAGCCGCAGGGTGCGCACACCGCCGCCGGTCAGCAGCTCGACGATCCGCTCCCCGGCCGGCTTGCGGACCGAGGCACCGCAGTCGGGGCAGGTGAAGGAGTAGAAGGTGTTGCGGCTGGTGGCGCCGATGGCGAGCCGCAGGGCGCTCGCGGTGAGCTCGAAGCTGTTCCGGCAGTCCGGGCAGCCCGCCCTGAACATCACCGCCGACACGCTTCTCATCCCCGCGAAGGCCGCTGCCACCGACATCCCCTGCACACCAGACACCGACGACTCGGTCAAAGCTCCTGCTCCCCTTCTCCTGGTCGTTCGCCTCCGGGGCGCCCGGCCGGTGCCGAAGCGGCAGCCGTGCTCACCCGTCGGACCCGCGCGCCCCCGGACACCGGCGCGTCCGGCGAGCTCACTCCCGCCGGTCGTACGGCTCCTGGTACGGCAGTCGCCCTTCGTCGTGGACCGCCCCCGCCCCGTCGTACGCCAGCAGCGCCTCGCGGGCCGCCTGGCGGGCACTGTCCGCCAGGTCGGGCGGCGACACGATCCGGCCGTCGCGCCCGAGCCGCAGGGCCAGGCGTCGCAGCGAGGCCGGATCGGGGGTCCGCAGAGTGATACGCAGCCCGCCGTGCGCAAGCTCATCCGCGCTGTCGTGCGGGTAGTACTCGGCGACCCAGCGACCGCCCGGACCGACCTCGATGACGACCTCCGGGTCCTCGGCGGCCGGCTGCACCAGCGCCTCGGAGAGGTCCCGCAGCTCCATCTCGGGCGGCGCGGACGGCTCGTCGAGGATCTTGATCTCGGCGACCCGGTCGAGCCGGAAGGTGCGGCGCGCCTCGGAGCGGCGGCACCACGCCTCCACATAGGTGTGCCCGACACTGACCAGGCGGATGGGGTCGATCTCCCGCTCGGTGACCTCGTCGCGGGCCGGCGAGTAGTAGCGGATCCACAGCCGGCGCCGTTCGGAGATGGCCCGGTCGACGTCCGCGAAGACCCCGCCCTCGGACTCGAACGTCACCGACAGGCGGGAGCTGGCGCCGGCCGCCTCGCCCGCCGCCGTCTCCACCTTGGCGGTGGCCCGCAGCAGCGCCTGCCGGTCGCCCTCGCGCAGGCCGGGCAGCGTGGCCACCGCGCGGGCGGCCACCAGCAGCGCGGTCGCCTCGTCGGCGGCCAGCCGCAGCGGCTCGGCGACGTCGTCGGGGTTGTGCCACCAGATGCGCTCGCCGTCGGTGTCGATGTCGAGCAGGTCGCCGCCCCGGAAGCTGGTGCCGCACATGGGCAGCACGTCGAGGTCGGAGACCAGCTCGTCCTCACTGATGCCGAAGGCGCGCGCGACGTCCTCCACCCGGGCCCCCGGGCGCTCCTTGAGATACGTCACCAGGGAGAGCATCCGTCGGGTCTGGTCGATGGCGTTCACGGGCCTGACCGGTTTGCCTGCCACTGCTTAGCTCCGCTCCCCCTCAGCCCTTGGCCACGGCACGCAGCCGGTCCACCACGTCCGCGCGCAGCTCGGCCGGCTCCAGCACCACCACGTCCGGCCCGAACTCCACCAGCCAGGCGTCCAGCCCGTGCCCGTACGGAATCTCCAACTCGTCCCAGCCGTCGCCGAGTTCCCGCACCGAGGTGGCCTTCGCCCGCAGGGGGTAGCCCGCGCCCGAGCGCAGCCGGATCAGCGCGGAGCGGTCGGCGGTCTCCCCCGCCCAGCTCGCGACCGTCTCACGCACGGTGACGACATCGGGGACCTCGGCGGTGAAGCGGCCGCCGCGGCTGCGGACCTTGCCGGTGATACGCGACAGCCTGAACACCCGCTCGGCGCCCCGGTCGCGGTCGAAACCGGCCAGGTACCAGTGGCCGCGCCAGCACTCCAGCGCCCACGGCTCCACGTGCCGGGGCTCGGGACGGGCGGCGTTGGCCTTGCGGTAGTCGAAGGCGACGGAACGGCGGTCGCGGCAGGCCAGCATCAGCGGCTCGAACGCGGCCTCGTGCACCGGGATGCGCGGCTCCAGGGCGCCGTGGGCCTCGTACGGGTCGAAGTCCTCGGGCAGGCCGGCCGCGCGCAGCTTCTGCAGGGCGCCGCTGGCCGCACCGGCGAGCCGGGCCTGCTGCCAGACCTTGGCCGCCAGGCCGAGTGCGGCGGCCTCCTCGGCGTCGAGGGTGACGGGGGGCAGCCGGTTGCTGTCGCGGCGGGCCAGGTAGCCGACCTCGCCGTCGAGGTTCTCCACCGTCTCGATGACCAGGCCGAGTTCGCGCAGATCGTCCTTGTCGCGCTCGAACATCCGGCTGAAGGCGTCCTCCGAGTTGGCCTCCAGATACGCCTCGATGGACTCACGCAGCTCGCGCTTGCTGAGCGGCCGCCGCGTCCCGAGCAGACACAGCGCCAGGTTCATCAGCCGCTCGGCCTTGGCAATGGCCATCGACGCCCTTCGCCTCCCTATGGTCCTTTACGACGATGACCGTACCGCCCCGAAGTGGCGCGGCAAAAGCCGAGGGCCCATGCCCGGGCAGGCATGGACCCCAGGTGATCGGGTCCGGTCGGTCGCCGCACGACGACCGGACCGTCAACCGATCCCTTACGACCGTGATCGAAAGCGTACGACGATCAGACGCCGAGCAGGTCGACGACGAAGATCAGCGTCTCGCCCGGCTTGATCGCCGGCGTCGGGCTCTGGTTGCCGTAGGCGAGGTGGGCGGGGATGGTCAGCTGACGACGGCCGCCGACCTTCATGCCCTGCACACCCTGGTCCCAGCCCTTGATGACGCGGCCGCCACCCAGGGGGAAACGGAACGGAGTACCGCGGTTCCAGCTGGCGTCGAACTCCTCACCGGTGCTGAAGGCCACGCCCACGTAGTGGACGGTGACGGTCTGGCCCGCCTGCGCAACGGCGCCGTCGCCCTCCCAGATGTCCTTGATCTCGAGGTCCGCCGGGGGCTCGCCGCCCGGGAAGTCGATCTCGGGCTTCTCGATGCTCACGTCTTTCAGCTCCTGCTTGTCGGAAAGGCAACAGTCACAGTCTTACACCTCGCGGACGCTACATCTTCGCGAGGATGTCGACGGAGAAGACCAGCACGGAGTCCTTCTTGATGCCGCTGTTGGGCGGCGGGTTGTCGCCGTAGCCCAGCTTCGGCGGCACAACGATCAGGACGCGGCTGCCGACCTTCTTGCCGGTCAGGCCCTGCGCCCAGCCCTTGACGACCTGCTGCAGCGAGAACGACGTCAGCGCCTTGCGGCCGTACGTCGAGTCGAACTCCTTGCCGCCGTCCCACAGCACGCCCTTGTACTGCACCAGGACACTGCTGTCGGCCTTGACCTCCTCGCCGTCGCCCTCGATGACGTAGTTGGCCACCAGCTTCGTCGGCGCGTCGCCCTTGGGCACATCGATCGAGGGCGCCTTGCCGTCGGTGTTGGTGCCGACCTTGGGCAGGCTCGCGTCGCTCTGCGCGACGTTCTTGCCCTTCGCCGAGCTCGACGCGTTGAACGTGTTCTGGATGTCGGCGACGAACACCAGCGTGTCGGTGCCCTTGATGCCCGCCTGCGAGTTGCCCGACGTGCCGTACCCCCAGGTCGGCGGCACGGAGAAGAGGACGCGACTGCCGACCTTCTTGCCCGCCAGCGCATAGCGCCAGCCGTCGATGATGCTGCCCTGCGCCAGCTGGATCAGCAGCGCCGTCTTGCGGTCGTAGGAGTTGTCGAAGACCTTCGCCGTGTCCCAGATCTGACCCAGGTAGTGGGCCTGGATGTAGTCGTTCTCCGCGACGGTCTTGCCGCTGCCCGCGATCAGCGTCTTCACCGCGAGCTGCTTCGACGGATCGCCGGTGCCCTTGGCCACGGTCGGCTTCTCGCCGAACTTCGTGCCCGCGGTGACCGCCGGCAGCGGACCGTCGACGATCTTCGGCGGCGGCGCGGCGGACGTGGCCGAGGCGGAGGGCGACGCACTGTCGCTGGCCTTGGCCGAGTCGGACTTGTTGTCGTCGCCGCACGCGGCGAGCGTGGCAAATCCTGCGGGGACGGCGATGAGCAGTGAGCGTCGGCGCACGGTGGGGGCCTCGTATCGGTCGATCTTGTGGACTGGCGTGCGCGCAACTCTACGGCGTGAGAAGGGCGCCGCACTGAAAACGTACGGCGCCCGCGTTGCGTTCCGGTCTTTCACCGGAACAGGTTGCTCACATAACTCACATTCCCGCGATCAGCTTCTCCACCCGGTCGTCGACCGACCGGAACGGGTCCTTGCACAACACCGTGCGCTGCGCCTGGTCGTTGAGCTTGAGATGGACCCAGTCGACCGTGAAGTCACGGCGCTGTTCCTGGGCCCTGCGGATGAAGTCGCCGCGCAGCCGGGCCCGAGTGGTCTGCGGGGGAACGGACTTGCCCTCGAAGATCTTCAAGTCGTTGCAGATACGGGCCGCTTGGCCCTTCTTCTCGAGCAGGTAGTACAGGCCACGACGGCGGTGGATGTCGTGGTAGGCGAGGTCTATCTGCGCGACCCGCGGGTGGGACATGGTCATGTTGTGCTTGGCCCGGTACCGCTCGATGAGCTTGTACTTCATCACCCAGTCGATCTCGGTGCCGATGCGGTCGAGGTCCTCGGCCTCGATCGCGTCCAGCGTGCGGCCCCACAGCTCCAGGACCTGCTCGACGGTGCCGGTGCGGATACCGCGGCGCTCGCAGAAGTCCACGGCCTTCTCGTAGTACTCGCGCTGCACCTCCAGCGCGGAGGCCTCCCGGCCGCTGGCCAGGCGCACCTTGCGCCGGCCGGTGATGTCGTGGCTGACCTCGCGGATCGCCCGGATCGGGTTCTCCAGGGTCAGGTCGCGCATCACGGTGCCCGCCTCGATCATGCGCAGCACCAGGTCGGTGGCCCCGACCTTCAGCAGCATGGTCGTCTCGGACATGTTCGAGTCGCCCACGATCACGTGCAGCCGGCGGTAGCGCTCGGCGTCCGCGTGCGGTTCGTCGCGGGTGTTGATGATGGGCCGGGAGCGGGTCGTCGCCGAGGAGACGCCCTCCCAGATGTGCTCGGCCCGCTGGCTGACGCAGTACACCGCACCGCGCGGCGTCTGCAGCACCTTGCCCGCCCCGCACAGGAGCTGGCGGGTGACCAGGAACGGAATGAGGATGTCCGCCAGCCGGGAGAACTCCCCGTGCCGGGCCACGAGATAGTTCTCGTGGCACCCGTAGGAGTTGCCCGCCGAGTCGGTGTTGTTCTTGAAGAGGTAGACGTCGCCCGCGATTCCCTCCTCGTGCAGGCGTCGTTCGGCGTCTACCAGAAGCCCTTCCAGAATGCGCTCGCCGGCCTTGTCGTGGGTGACCAGTTCGGTCACGTTGTCACATTCGGGTGTCGCGTATTCCGGATGTGAGCCCACGTCGAGATAGAGGCGGGCGCCGTTTCGCAGAAAGACATTGCTGCTGCGGCCCCATGACACGACACGGCGGAAGAGGTACCGCGCCACCTCGTCGGGAGACAGGCGGCGCTGTCCCCTGAACGTACATGTGACGCCGTACTCGTTCTCCAGCCCGAAAATGCGGCGGTCCATGACTGAACATTACGCCCGATCCCCTGAGCTGAAACGGGGTTCGACGGCACGGTTTGGATCATTTTCCGAACAAGCCGCAACTACCCGCGCCCCGCCGGGAGCTGCGAGGACCCGCCCGGTGGCCAGCAGGACCAGCAGCGACACACCCCCCGCCGCACCCGGGACGGCATACCCCCACATGGCCCCGCCCGCCTCGACGACCGGACCCGCCAGGCCCGTTCCGACCGACGCCCCGACCGTGAACGTCGTCACGATCCAGGAGAACGCCTCGGTGACCGTCCCCCTCGGCGCATGCCGGTCCACCAGTACGAACGCGCATGCGATGACCGGCGCCAGGAACAACCCGGCGACCACCGTGAGCAACACCATCGCCACGGCACCCGGCATCAGCATCAGCGGCAGGTAACACACCGCCAGAAGAGCGACCAGCACCTGCAGTCGCCGCGCCGGCTCCCCCGTCCACCGCCGCGCCCCGTACACCGTCCCGCCGATCAGCGCCCCCAGCCCGATCGCCGCCATGATCCAGCCGTACACCGCGTCCCCGCCGTGCTCGTCGGCGTACGGCACCGAGGCCACCGTGATCGAACCCAGCGCCATGCCGACGAACAGGAACGCCGCCAGCAGCGCCAGCAGCCCCCGCGAGCGCAGCGCGCCGAGCCAGTGCGCCTCACGCGGCGCCGACCGCCACGCGCGCGAAGGCGGCGACACCACCACCGACAGCGCCCCGAGAACCCCGATCACGTTCACCACGACCAGCGCCGCCCCGGCCGACCACAGCGACACGCACAGCGTCACCAGCAGCGGCCCGGCGGCGAACATCACCTCCTGCGCCACGGCGTCCATCGCGTACGCCGTGTGCACCTGCTCCTCCCGCCCCAGCACACTCGGCCACAGAGCCCGCAGACCGCCCTCCAGAGGCGGCGTGAACAGCCCGGCGGCCGCCACGCACGCGTAGGCCGGCGCGAGCGGATCGGTGCCCATGAGGGCGAAGCAGGCCATGGCGAGGGCCGAGGCGAGCGCGGCGGGCAACTGGACACGCGGCTGCCCGTGCAGGTCCACCAGCCGCCCGAGCACCGGCTGCCCCACCGCGTTGGCCACCCCGTACACCGCCGCCAGCCCACCGGCCAGGCTGTACGTGCCGCCCTCCGCGCGCACGAACAGCACGATCGCGATGGCCGCGGTGGCATTGGGCAGCCGGCCCACCAACGTGCCCGCCAACAGGCGCGCGGCATGCCGCGCCCTGAGGATCTCCAGGTATCCCGCGGCCATGCCCCGCCTCCAAGTTTTACGTATAACGTCGTCTCCCATACGTACCATGAGCGCTGTTCACCAGTCCACACGAAGGAGCAGGCCGACGGTGCCACGAGGCAGCACCCGCCCCACGAGCCGAGACGTCGCCCAGGCCGCCGGCGTCTCCCAGGCCGCCGTCTCCCTGGTCCTCGGCGACAAATGGCGCGGCCGGGTCTCCGCCGCCACCGCCGAACGCGTACGCGAAGCCGCCCGCGACCTCGGCTACCGACCCAACCTCGCCGCCCGCAACCTCCGCCTCGGCCGCACCCGCACCGTCCTCCTCGTCGTCCCCGCCCTCACCAACGAGTTCTTCGCCGGCGTCTACACCGGCGCCGCCCGCATCGCCGCCCGCCACGGCTTCGGCGTCGTCCTCTACCCCTCCCCCGCCGGCATCGGCCCCGCCCGCGACCCCTTCGCCTCCGCCCAGGCCGCCCTGGACGGCGTCATCGCCTCCTCCATGGCCGCCGACGCCCTCACCGAGATCCGCGGCGAACAACTCCCCCTGGTCATGCTCGACAGCGACCCCGACGGCAGCCTCGGCGCCGCCACCGTCAACCTCGACATCACCGACGGCGTCCGCCAGGTCGCCGAACATCTCCTCGCCCAGGGCCACCGCACCTTCCTGCACCTCGCCGCCGACGTGCCCTCCTGGACCTTCGAGGTACGCGCACGAGAACTCGCCGACCGCCTCGCCACGACCCCCGGCACATCCGTGCGCACGGCCCACTCCGCCCTCTCCATCGAGGCCGCACTCACCGCCACCACGACCGCCCTCGCCGAACCGGGCCCCCACCCCACCGCACTCGTCTGCGACGACGACAAACTCGCGGCCGGCGCCTACAAGGCCATCCGCCGCCTCGGCCTGCGCATCCCCGACGACATCTCCGTCACCGGCCTCGACGACCTCGCCCTCGCCACCGCCCTCGAACCCGAACTGACCACCGTCCGCCTGGACGCCGAGACCGTCGGCGAACGCGGCATGCAAGCCCTCCTGGCCGTCCTCGACGGCCACACACCGGACGCGGGCGACATCCCCGTCGAACTGGTCGTACGAGGCTCCACAGCGCCCCCAGGCGCCTCCTGAACGCCGTGTGCCCCGGCCGCACAAGCGGCCGGGGCACACAAAGGACTGAGCAGGACCGGACTACTCCTCGTCCGGACCCTCACCCTCGGTGCTGCTCTCCGCCTCGGTCGACGCCCCGTCGACCTCCAGAAGCCGGGCCAGCTGACGGCCCACGATCCGCTTGAACTTACGCGCCTGCGGACGCGTACGGTCCAGCACCGCGACCTCCAGACGCTCCGCGGGAATCTCCCGCTGCGTACCGTTCGACTCACGGGACAGAGCCTGCACGGCCAGCTTGAGCCCCTCCGCGAGGGTCATGCCCTCCCGGTGCTGCTGATCCAGATAATTGCTGATCAACTCGGCGTTGCCACCCACCGCGACCGAACCGTGCTCGTCCACGATCGAACCGTCGTGCGGCAGCCGGTAGATCTGATCACCCTCCGGCGTCTCACCCACCTCCGCCACGACCAGCTCCACCTCGTACGGCTTCTCGCCCGCCGAGGAGAAGATCGTGCCCAGCGTCTGCGCGTAGACGTTCGCCAGACCGCGCGCGGTCACGTCGGCCCGGTCATAGGTGTAACCACGCAGGTCGGCGTAGCGCACACCACCGATCCGCAGATTCTCGTACTCGTTGTACTTACCGGCGGCCGCGAAGCCGATCCGGTCGTAGATCTCACTGAACTTGTGCAGCGCACGGGACGGGTTCTCACCGACGAAGACAATGCCGTCGGCGTACTGGAGCACGACCAGACTGCGGCCGCGCGCGATGCCCTTGCGGGCGTACTCCGCCCGGTCGGCCATGGCCTGCTGGGGGGAGACATAGAACGGCGTCGACACCGGTTATCCGTCCCTTTCTGTCGAGGTCAACTGGATCACCTTGATAAGACCGGCCGCCGCTACAGCAGCGCGGCCCGCGGACCGTCGGGCTGCTCCAGCCGCCGCGCCAGGATCGAGCGGGCGATCTCGGAGGACTCGTCCTCGGTGAGCCGGCGGAAACCGTCCTCGGTGATCACGGTGACGATCGGATAGATCCGGCGGGCGACATCGGGACCACCGGTCGCCGAGTCGTCGTCTGCCGCGTCGTACAGGGCCTGCACCACCAGCGTGGTGGCCTGCTCCTCGGTCAGATCCTCACGGAAGAGCTTCTTCATGGCACCGCGCGCGAAGATCGAACCGGAGCCCGTGGCCGCGAAGCCGTGCTCCTCGCTGCGGCCGCCCGTGACGTCGTAGGAGAAGATCCGGCCCTTCTCCCGGTCCACGTCGTAACCGGCGAACAGGGGCACCACGGCCAGACCCTGCATCGCCATGCCCAGGTTGGAGCGGATCATGGTCGACAGGCGGTTCGCCTTGCCCTCCAGCGACAGCTGGGCGCCCTCGACCTTCTCGAAGTGCTCCAGCTCCAGCTGGAACAGCTTCACCATCTCCACGGCGAGACCGGCGGTGCCGGCGATGCCCACCGCCGAGTACTCGTCGGCGGGGAAAACCTTCTCGATGTCGCGCTGGGCGATCACATTGCCCATGGTGGCCCGACGGTCACCGGCCAGCACGACACCGCCCGGGAACGTCACGGCCACGATCGTGGTGCCGTGCGGCGCCTCGATCACGCCCTGGGTGGGCGGCAGTTGACGGTTGCCGGGCAGCATCTCGGGCTGGTGCTCCGACAGGAAGTCCATGAAGGACGAGGACCCAGGCGTCAGGAAGGCAGCTGGTAGACGCCCGGTGCTACGAGTGTTGGCTTCCACGCGATTCCTTCCAAGTAAGCGGCGGCCCGGCGGACGGCGTCGGGATCGTCACCCAACTTGCCGATGGCCGAATTGCAGTTGAAGCACAGTACGCCTCGGACCTTACCCGTCTTGTGGCAGTGATCCACATGAACGGCTGGCGCCTTCAGGCAGATCACGCGCAACCCCATCTGACCGGCGACCATCTCGTCACGGTCAGCTTCGGTGAGGCCATACTGGCGCTTGAGATGCCGCGCTCGGCCTTCGACCGCTCGGCACGCCTTGCAACGCGTGGACAGCCCGTCCGAGGCCGTCGCGTTGCGGTGCCACTCGCTCCACGGCTTGACCTCACCGCACTTCAGACAAAACTTGTGCCCTTCCGGGACCTCCATCTTGGGGCGCACCTTCCGCCCCAAGTTCTGTTGACGCGTCCGGTGATAGTCCGCTGCGCAGTCTCGACAGCGTCGCTGCCGGCCATCCAGGTTGGACCGTCTGCGAGCGAACGCCGCGAGCGGCTTGGTCTCACCGCACCGCACGCAGCACTTCCCGCCTTCTTCGATTGCCAAGTCCCCAGGCCTCCGCAGCCTTCGATCTGAAGGCTACTCGCCACCTTTCTGAACGAATGACCGAACGAAATCCTCGGCGTTCTCTTCCAAGACATCATCGATTTCGTCCAGAACCGAGTCGACGTCGTCGCTCAGCTTCTCGTGTCGTTCCTTCAGGTCCTCCGAGCCCTGTGCTTCGGTCGTCTGCTCCTCGGCCTGTTCGGTCGAGTGCGTCGCCTTCTGCTGGCCGCCGCCGGTGTCCTTGGTTGCCATGACCCTCACCCCGCTCAGTTCGCCCGACATGGTCGACAGGTCGGCATTCCTGCCGATCGGTGATGATCAGACCCTACAAGCCGGGTCTGACAATGGCCCTGCGTTTCTCCAACGTACGAGGACCACCTCGATGATTCCCGGACGGCGGACTTTCCACCCTGCCCGGCGGAGGCCGCCCGGGTACCCGGTCAGCCGCCCGATAGCACCCTGACCAGGTCTTCCGCGGTGCGGCAGCGGTCGAGGAGCTCCTTGACGTGATTTCGCGTTCCGCGAAGCGGTTCGAGGGTTGGAACACGCTGGAGCGAGTCCCGGCCCGGGAGGTCGAAGATCACGGAGTCCCAGGAGGCCGCGGCGACGTCGTCGGCGTACTGCTCCAGGCAGCGTCCGCGGAAGTAGGCGCGGGTGTCCTCCGGCGGCTTCGTGCGGGCCCGCTCGACCTCGCTCTCGTCCAGGAGTCGCTTCATGCGGCCGCGGGCCCCCAGGCGGTTGTAGAGGCCCTTCTCGGCCCGTACGTCCGCGTACTGGAGGTCGAGGAGGTGGAGCTTGGCGGCGTCCCAGTCGAGGCCGTCGCGGCGCCGGTAGCCCTCCATGAGCTCGCGCTTGGCGACCCAGTCCAGCTCGCCGGCCAGGCTCATGGGGTCGTGTTCCAGGCGGTTGAGGGTGTCCTCCCAGCGGGAGAGGACGTCCTTGGTCTGCTCGTCCGCGTCGGCGCCGTAGCGTTCCTCGACGTACTTGCGGGAGAGCTCGTAGTACTCCATCTGGAGCTGGACCGCGGTGAGCGTGCGGCCGCTGCGGAGGGTGACCAGGCGCTTGAGGGTCGGGTCGTGGGAGACCTGGTGGAGGGTGCGGACGGGCTGGTCCACGGCCAGGTCGACGGCGATGAAACCGTCCTCGATCATGGACAGGACCAGGGCGGTCGTGCCGAGCTTGAGGTAGGTGGAGATCTCGGAGAGGTTCGCGTCGCCGATGATGACGTGCAGGCGGCGGTACTTCTCGGCGTCGGCGTGCGGTTCGTCGCGGGTGTTGATGATGGGGCGCTTGAGGGTGGTCTCCAGGCCGACCTCGACCTCGAAGTAGTCCGCGCGCTGGCTGAGCTGGAAGCCGTGTTCGTGGCCGTCCTGGCCGATTCCGACGCGGCCGGCGCCGGTGACGACCTGGCGGGAGACGAAGAAGGGCGTGAGGTGGCGCACGATGTCCGAGAACGGGGTTTCCCGCTTCATCAGGTAGTTCTCGTGTGTGCCGTAGGAGGCGCCCTTGTTGTCGGTGTTGTTCTTGTAGAGGTGGATCGGCTGCGCCCCGGGCAGCTGGGCCGCGCGTTCGGCGGCCTCGGCCATGATCCGCTCGCCGGCCTTGTCCCAGAGGACGGCGTCGCGGGGGTTGGTGACCTCGGGTGCGCTGTATTCGGGGTGTGCGTGGTCGACGTAGAGCCGTGCGCCGTTGGTGAGGATCACGTTGGCGAGGCCGATGTCCTCGTCGGTGAGCTGGCTGGCGTCGGCGGCCTCTCGTGCGAGGTCGAAGCCGCGCGCGTCCCGCAGCGGGTTCTCCTCCTCGAAGTCCCAGCGGGCCCGGCGGGCCCGGTGCATCGCCGCCGCGTAGGCGTTGACGATCTGGGACGAGGTGAGCATGGCATTGGCGTTGGGGTGGCCGGGGACGGAGATGCCGTACTCCGTCTCGATGCCCATTACTCGCCGTACGGTCATGCGGCCCTCCTTGCCCGGCGGCGCCCTCGGTCGGGGACGCCGCTCAAGTACCGCTGGCGCTCCGGTGCGTGTGCGGTGCCCGTCCCCGCACTGCGCGACTCGGCGGTACCGAAGAGCCTAGAACGGCTTTGCGCTGGTGGGGAGATCATTTGCGTCATTGCCTTGCTCGCCTTGGTTCCGGTTGGTTGCCTGAAAAACAGTCGGCTGCGGGTACCCCGGTGAGGGCACCCGCAGCCGCCCTGTCTTTACAGGTACTGACCGGTGTTCGCCACCGTGTCGATGGAGCGTCCGGTGTCGGCGCCCTGCTTTCCGGTGATGAGGGTACGGATGTAGACGATCCGTTCGCCCTTCTTTCCGGAGATTCGGGCCCAGTCGTCCGGGTTGGTGGTGTTGGGCAGGTCCTCGTTCTCCTTGAACTCGTCCACGCATGCCTGGAGGAGGTGGGAGACGCGCAGGCCCTTCTGGT
Above is a genomic segment from Streptomyces sp. SLBN-31 containing:
- a CDS encoding endonuclease VII domain-containing protein; this encodes MAIEEGGKCCVRCGETKPLAAFARRRSNLDGRQRRCRDCAADYHRTRQQNLGRKVRPKMEVPEGHKFCLKCGEVKPWSEWHRNATASDGLSTRCKACRAVEGRARHLKRQYGLTEADRDEMVAGQMGLRVICLKAPAVHVDHCHKTGKVRGVLCFNCNSAIGKLGDDPDAVRRAAAYLEGIAWKPTLVAPGVYQLPS
- the prcA gene encoding proteasome subunit alpha translates to MSTPFYVSPQQAMADRAEYARKGIARGRSLVVLQYADGIVFVGENPSRALHKFSEIYDRIGFAAAGKYNEYENLRIGGVRYADLRGYTYDRADVTARGLANVYAQTLGTIFSSAGEKPYEVELVVAEVGETPEGDQIYRLPHDGSIVDEHGSVAVGGNAELISNYLDQQHREGMTLAEGLKLAVQALSRESNGTQREIPAERLEVAVLDRTRPQARKFKRIVGRQLARLLEVDGASTEAESSTEGEGPDEE
- a CDS encoding MFS transporter gives rise to the protein MAAGYLEILRARHAARLLAGTLVGRLPNATAAIAIVLFVRAEGGTYSLAGGLAAVYGVANAVGQPVLGRLVDLHGQPRVQLPAALASALAMACFALMGTDPLAPAYACVAAAGLFTPPLEGGLRALWPSVLGREEQVHTAYAMDAVAQEVMFAAGPLLVTLCVSLWSAGAALVVVNVIGVLGALSVVVSPPSRAWRSAPREAHWLGALRSRGLLALLAAFLFVGMALGSITVASVPYADEHGGDAVYGWIMAAIGLGALIGGTVYGARRWTGEPARRLQVLVALLAVCYLPLMLMPGAVAMVLLTVVAGLFLAPVIACAFVLVDRHAPRGTVTEAFSWIVTTFTVGASVGTGLAGPVVEAGGAMWGYAVPGAAGGVSLLVLLATGRVLAAPGGARVVAACSENDPNRAVEPRFSSGDRA
- a CDS encoding ubiquitin-like protein Pup; translation: MATKDTGGGQQKATHSTEQAEEQTTEAQGSEDLKERHEKLSDDVDSVLDEIDDVLEENAEDFVRSFVQKGGE
- a CDS encoding LacI family DNA-binding transcriptional regulator, with protein sequence MPRGSTRPTSRDVAQAAGVSQAAVSLVLGDKWRGRVSAATAERVREAARDLGYRPNLAARNLRLGRTRTVLLVVPALTNEFFAGVYTGAARIAARHGFGVVLYPSPAGIGPARDPFASAQAALDGVIASSMAADALTEIRGEQLPLVMLDSDPDGSLGAATVNLDITDGVRQVAEHLLAQGHRTFLHLAADVPSWTFEVRARELADRLATTPGTSVRTAHSALSIEAALTATTTALAEPGPHPTALVCDDDKLAAGAYKAIRRLGLRIPDDISVTGLDDLALATALEPELTTVRLDAETVGERGMQALLAVLDGHTPDAGDIPVELVVRGSTAPPGAS
- the prcB gene encoding proteasome subunit beta, whose amino-acid sequence is MEANTRSTGRLPAAFLTPGSSSFMDFLSEHQPEMLPGNRQLPPTQGVIEAPHGTTIVAVTFPGGVVLAGDRRATMGNVIAQRDIEKVFPADEYSAVGIAGTAGLAVEMVKLFQLELEHFEKVEGAQLSLEGKANRLSTMIRSNLGMAMQGLAVVPLFAGYDVDREKGRIFSYDVTGGRSEEHGFAATGSGSIFARGAMKKLFREDLTEEQATTLVVQALYDAADDDSATGGPDVARRIYPIVTVITEDGFRRLTEDESSEIARSILARRLEQPDGPRAALL